The Athene noctua chromosome 33, bAthNoc1.hap1.1, whole genome shotgun sequence genome contains a region encoding:
- the LOC141972481 gene encoding cell adhesion molecule CEACAM1-like isoform X4 — MPCWWGTAAGTAAAAEDPSVQRVAMDHRAPGHWRSPCSAAVLAAALLLSCPSPARGQAPPFVIRQDPVAARAGGNVTFVLEPAPGRVLSCSWYRAPSTDLDSEIFTYYTEPDLGQQNGRAYTGRETGAANCSMCIRQLRLNDSGAYTVAVRQPASASASASLVVHVPLTQPAVTPDNVMVMENDTVTLSCHSPPGTETVAWLRDGAPVAAGGRLSLSPDNRTLTVRPVQRGDAGAYACQVSNAISTNRSDAATVTVVYGPDSVTVTPPGPLDLPAGSALTLTCAAAAVPAPHYTWFFGETRHLGATWVLDRLSLVHSGGYVCQALNPHSGHGRNSSQLELRVWELLTQPAVTPDNATVTENDTVTLSCRSPPGTKMVAWLRDGVPVAAGGRLSLSPDNRTLTVRPVQRGDAGAYVCQVSNAISTNRSDAATVTVVYGPDGVTVTPPGPLRLRLGSRLELLCAAAAAPPPLFAWARGNSSLATGSRLRLDFGDPGQAGEYRCRATNPALGRAAEASVLLLQEEGLGSGAIVGIVLGTLLGLLLLAAAGYLLWRRVGRSSAPTSLALNEAKPSTTPREAPTADGVDGTEEVKYSTLTFSTPGGPAPHRPPQLDGGTIYSEVRRK, encoded by the exons ATGCCGTGCTGGTGGG GCACAGCCGCGGGCACAGCTGCCGCAGCGGAGGACCCGAGCGTCCAGCGAGTTGCCATGGACCACCGAGCGCCGGGCCACTGGCGGAGCCCCTGCAGCGCCGCCGTCCTGGCAg CCgccctcctgctctcctgcccGTCACCGGCCCGGGGCCAGGCCCCTCCCTTCGTCATCCGCCAGGACCCCGTGGCCGCCCGGGCTGGGGGCAACGTCACCTTCGTGCTGGAGCCGGCGCCCGGCAGGGTCCTGTCCTGCTCCTGGTACCGGGCGCCCAGCACCGACTTGGACTCTGAGATCTTCACCTACTACACGGAGCCGGATCTGGGGCAGCAGAACGGGCGGGCGTACACCGGGCGGGAGACGGGTGCTGCCAACTGCTCCATGTGCATCCGCCAGCTGCGCCTGAACGACAGCGGCGCCTACACTGTGGCCGTGCGGCAGCCAGCCAGCGCCAGCGCCAGCGCCAGCCTGGTCGTCCACG TCCCCCTGACGCAGCCGGCAGTGACGCCGGACAATGTGATGGTGATGGAGAACGACACTGTCACCCTGAGCTGCCACAGCCCCCCTGGCACCGAGACGGTGGCCTGGCTGCGCGACGGGGCACCAGTGGCAGCTGGCGGCcgcctgtccctgtccccggaCAACCGCACGCTGACGGTGCGGCCGGTGCAGCGGGGCGATGCCGGTGCCTACGCGTGCCAGGTCAGCAACGCCATCAGCACCAACCGCAGCGACGCCGCCACCGTCACCGTCGTCT ACGGTCCCGACTCCGTCACCGTCACCCCACCGGGGCCCCTCGACCTGCCGGCTGGGTCTGCCCTGACGCTCACCTGCGCCGCTGCCGCTGTCCCGGCCCCCCACTACACCTGGTTTTTTGGGGAGACCCGGCACCTCGGCGCCACCTGGGTCCTCGACCGCCTGTCCCTGGTGCATAGTGGGGGCTACGTCTGCCAGGCCCTGAACCCCCACAGCGGCCATGGCCGGAACAGCTCCCAGCTGGAGCTGCGGGTCTGGG AGTTGCTGACACAGCCGGCGGTGACACCGGACAACGCGACAGTGACCGAGAACGACACCGTCACCCTGAGCTGCCGCAGTCCTCCCGGCACCAAGATGGTGGCCTGGCTGCGTGACGGGGTGCCAGTGGCGGCTGGCGGCcgcctgtccctgtccccggaCAACCGCACGCTGACGGTGCGGCCGGTGCAGCGGGGCGATGCCGGTGCCTACGTGTGCCAGGTCAGCAACGCCATCAGCACCAACCGCAGCGACGCCGCCACCGTCACCGTCGTCT ATGGCCCCGATGGCGTCACTGTCACCCCGCCGGGACCCCTGCGGCTGCGGCTGGGCTCCCGCCTGGAGCTGctctgcgccgccgccgccgctcctccaCCGCTCTTCGCCTGGGCCCGCGGCAACTCCAGCCTGGCCACCGGCAGCCGCCTGCGCCTCGACTTCGGGGACCCCGGCCAGGCCGGCGAGTACCGCTGCCGGGCCACCAACCCAGCCCTGGGCCGCGCCGCCGAGGCCTccgtgctgctgctgcaggaggagg GTCTCGGCAGCGGGGCCATCGTTGGCATTGTCTTGGGGacgctgctggggctgctgctgctggcggccgCTGGGTACCTGCTGTGGCGCCGCGTCGGCAG GTCTTCTGCTCCCACCTCTCTCGCCCTCAACGAAGCCAAACCCAGCACCACCCCCCGCG AGGCCCCGACTGCAGACGGTGTGGATGGCACG GAGGAGGTCAAGTACTCGACCCTGACCTTCAGCACTCCGGGGGGGCCGgcgccccacagacccccccagctTGACGGCGGCACCATCTACTCCGAGGTCAGGCGGAAATAG
- the LOC141972481 gene encoding cell adhesion molecule CEACAM1-like isoform X5, with amino-acid sequence MPCWWAALLLSCPSPARGQAPPFVIRQDPVAARAGGNVTFVLEPAPGRVLSCSWYRAPSTDLDSEIFTYYTEPDLGQQNGRAYTGRETGAANCSMCIRQLRLNDSGAYTVAVRQPASASASASLVVHVPLTQPAVTPDNVMVMENDTVTLSCHSPPGTETVAWLRDGAPVAAGGRLSLSPDNRTLTVRPVQRGDAGAYACQVSNAISTNRSDAATVTVVYGPDSVTVTPPGPLDLPAGSALTLTCAAAAVPAPHYTWFFGETRHLGATWVLDRLSLVHSGGYVCQALNPHSGHGRNSSQLELRVWELLTQPAVTPDNATVTENDTVTLSCRSPPGTKMVAWLRDGVPVAAGGRLSLSPDNRTLTVRPVQRGDAGAYVCQVSNAISTNRSDAATVTVVYGPDGVTVTPPGPLRLRLGSRLELLCAAAAAPPPLFAWARGNSSLATGSRLRLDFGDPGQAGEYRCRATNPALGRAAEASVLLLQEEGLGSGAIVGIVLGTLLGLLLLAAAGYLLWRRVGRSSAPTSLALNEAKPSTTPREAPTADGVDGTEEVKYSTLTFSTPGGPAPHRPPQLDGGTIYSEVRRK; translated from the exons ATGCCGTGCTGGTGGG CCgccctcctgctctcctgcccGTCACCGGCCCGGGGCCAGGCCCCTCCCTTCGTCATCCGCCAGGACCCCGTGGCCGCCCGGGCTGGGGGCAACGTCACCTTCGTGCTGGAGCCGGCGCCCGGCAGGGTCCTGTCCTGCTCCTGGTACCGGGCGCCCAGCACCGACTTGGACTCTGAGATCTTCACCTACTACACGGAGCCGGATCTGGGGCAGCAGAACGGGCGGGCGTACACCGGGCGGGAGACGGGTGCTGCCAACTGCTCCATGTGCATCCGCCAGCTGCGCCTGAACGACAGCGGCGCCTACACTGTGGCCGTGCGGCAGCCAGCCAGCGCCAGCGCCAGCGCCAGCCTGGTCGTCCACG TCCCCCTGACGCAGCCGGCAGTGACGCCGGACAATGTGATGGTGATGGAGAACGACACTGTCACCCTGAGCTGCCACAGCCCCCCTGGCACCGAGACGGTGGCCTGGCTGCGCGACGGGGCACCAGTGGCAGCTGGCGGCcgcctgtccctgtccccggaCAACCGCACGCTGACGGTGCGGCCGGTGCAGCGGGGCGATGCCGGTGCCTACGCGTGCCAGGTCAGCAACGCCATCAGCACCAACCGCAGCGACGCCGCCACCGTCACCGTCGTCT ACGGTCCCGACTCCGTCACCGTCACCCCACCGGGGCCCCTCGACCTGCCGGCTGGGTCTGCCCTGACGCTCACCTGCGCCGCTGCCGCTGTCCCGGCCCCCCACTACACCTGGTTTTTTGGGGAGACCCGGCACCTCGGCGCCACCTGGGTCCTCGACCGCCTGTCCCTGGTGCATAGTGGGGGCTACGTCTGCCAGGCCCTGAACCCCCACAGCGGCCATGGCCGGAACAGCTCCCAGCTGGAGCTGCGGGTCTGGG AGTTGCTGACACAGCCGGCGGTGACACCGGACAACGCGACAGTGACCGAGAACGACACCGTCACCCTGAGCTGCCGCAGTCCTCCCGGCACCAAGATGGTGGCCTGGCTGCGTGACGGGGTGCCAGTGGCGGCTGGCGGCcgcctgtccctgtccccggaCAACCGCACGCTGACGGTGCGGCCGGTGCAGCGGGGCGATGCCGGTGCCTACGTGTGCCAGGTCAGCAACGCCATCAGCACCAACCGCAGCGACGCCGCCACCGTCACCGTCGTCT ATGGCCCCGATGGCGTCACTGTCACCCCGCCGGGACCCCTGCGGCTGCGGCTGGGCTCCCGCCTGGAGCTGctctgcgccgccgccgccgctcctccaCCGCTCTTCGCCTGGGCCCGCGGCAACTCCAGCCTGGCCACCGGCAGCCGCCTGCGCCTCGACTTCGGGGACCCCGGCCAGGCCGGCGAGTACCGCTGCCGGGCCACCAACCCAGCCCTGGGCCGCGCCGCCGAGGCCTccgtgctgctgctgcaggaggagg GTCTCGGCAGCGGGGCCATCGTTGGCATTGTCTTGGGGacgctgctggggctgctgctgctggcggccgCTGGGTACCTGCTGTGGCGCCGCGTCGGCAG GTCTTCTGCTCCCACCTCTCTCGCCCTCAACGAAGCCAAACCCAGCACCACCCCCCGCG AGGCCCCGACTGCAGACGGTGTGGATGGCACG GAGGAGGTCAAGTACTCGACCCTGACCTTCAGCACTCCGGGGGGGCCGgcgccccacagacccccccagctTGACGGCGGCACCATCTACTCCGAGGTCAGGCGGAAATAG
- the LOC141972481 gene encoding cell adhesion molecule CEACAM1-like isoform X2 gives MPCWWAPASLTPSLRSSGAPGGCSLPQGGAVAMPGHPGLPAVVTLAGPGTRATTGLAQGSSSPREGRAVPSLSPGTAAGTAAAAEDPSVQRVAMDHRAPGHWRSPCSAAVLAAALLLSCPSPARGQAPPFVIRQDPVAARAGGNVTFVLEPAPGRVLSCSWYRAPSTDLDSEIFTYYTEPDLGQQNGRAYTGRETGAANCSMCIRQLRLNDSGAYTVAVRQPASASASASLVVHVPLTQPAVTPDNVMVMENDTVTLSCHSPPGTETVAWLRDGAPVAAGGRLSLSPDNRTLTVRPVQRGDAGAYACQVSNAISTNRSDAATVTVVYGPDSVTVTPPGPLDLPAGSALTLTCAAAAVPAPHYTWFFGETRHLGATWVLDRLSLVHSGGYVCQALNPHSGHGRNSSQLELRVWELLTQPAVTPDNATVTENDTVTLSCRSPPGTKMVAWLRDGVPVAAGGRLSLSPDNRTLTVRPVQRGDAGAYVCQVSNAISTNRSDAATVTVVYGPDGVTVTPPGPLRLRLGSRLELLCAAAAAPPPLFAWARGNSSLATGSRLRLDFGDPGQAGEYRCRATNPALGRAAEASVLLLQEEGLGSGAIVGIVLGTLLGLLLLAAAGYLLWRRVGRSSAPTSLALNEAKPSTTPREAPTADGVDGTEEVKYSTLTFSTPGGPAPHRPPQLDGGTIYSEVRRK, from the exons ATGCCGTGCTGGTGGG CTCCTGCCTCTTTGACCCCAAGCCTTCGGTCCAGCGGTGCCCCTGGGGGGTGTTCCCTTCCCCAGGGAGGGGCCGTGGCCATGCCGGGACACCCTGGGCTCCCCGCCGTGGTGACGTTGGCAGGTCCTGGCACACGTGCCACCACGGGGCTAGCACAGGGAAGCTCATCCCCCAGGGAGGGCCGGGCTGTTCCCTCCCTCTCACCAGGCACAGCCGCGGGCACAGCTGCCGCAGCGGAGGACCCGAGCGTCCAGCGAGTTGCCATGGACCACCGAGCGCCGGGCCACTGGCGGAGCCCCTGCAGCGCCGCCGTCCTGGCAg CCgccctcctgctctcctgcccGTCACCGGCCCGGGGCCAGGCCCCTCCCTTCGTCATCCGCCAGGACCCCGTGGCCGCCCGGGCTGGGGGCAACGTCACCTTCGTGCTGGAGCCGGCGCCCGGCAGGGTCCTGTCCTGCTCCTGGTACCGGGCGCCCAGCACCGACTTGGACTCTGAGATCTTCACCTACTACACGGAGCCGGATCTGGGGCAGCAGAACGGGCGGGCGTACACCGGGCGGGAGACGGGTGCTGCCAACTGCTCCATGTGCATCCGCCAGCTGCGCCTGAACGACAGCGGCGCCTACACTGTGGCCGTGCGGCAGCCAGCCAGCGCCAGCGCCAGCGCCAGCCTGGTCGTCCACG TCCCCCTGACGCAGCCGGCAGTGACGCCGGACAATGTGATGGTGATGGAGAACGACACTGTCACCCTGAGCTGCCACAGCCCCCCTGGCACCGAGACGGTGGCCTGGCTGCGCGACGGGGCACCAGTGGCAGCTGGCGGCcgcctgtccctgtccccggaCAACCGCACGCTGACGGTGCGGCCGGTGCAGCGGGGCGATGCCGGTGCCTACGCGTGCCAGGTCAGCAACGCCATCAGCACCAACCGCAGCGACGCCGCCACCGTCACCGTCGTCT ACGGTCCCGACTCCGTCACCGTCACCCCACCGGGGCCCCTCGACCTGCCGGCTGGGTCTGCCCTGACGCTCACCTGCGCCGCTGCCGCTGTCCCGGCCCCCCACTACACCTGGTTTTTTGGGGAGACCCGGCACCTCGGCGCCACCTGGGTCCTCGACCGCCTGTCCCTGGTGCATAGTGGGGGCTACGTCTGCCAGGCCCTGAACCCCCACAGCGGCCATGGCCGGAACAGCTCCCAGCTGGAGCTGCGGGTCTGGG AGTTGCTGACACAGCCGGCGGTGACACCGGACAACGCGACAGTGACCGAGAACGACACCGTCACCCTGAGCTGCCGCAGTCCTCCCGGCACCAAGATGGTGGCCTGGCTGCGTGACGGGGTGCCAGTGGCGGCTGGCGGCcgcctgtccctgtccccggaCAACCGCACGCTGACGGTGCGGCCGGTGCAGCGGGGCGATGCCGGTGCCTACGTGTGCCAGGTCAGCAACGCCATCAGCACCAACCGCAGCGACGCCGCCACCGTCACCGTCGTCT ATGGCCCCGATGGCGTCACTGTCACCCCGCCGGGACCCCTGCGGCTGCGGCTGGGCTCCCGCCTGGAGCTGctctgcgccgccgccgccgctcctccaCCGCTCTTCGCCTGGGCCCGCGGCAACTCCAGCCTGGCCACCGGCAGCCGCCTGCGCCTCGACTTCGGGGACCCCGGCCAGGCCGGCGAGTACCGCTGCCGGGCCACCAACCCAGCCCTGGGCCGCGCCGCCGAGGCCTccgtgctgctgctgcaggaggagg GTCTCGGCAGCGGGGCCATCGTTGGCATTGTCTTGGGGacgctgctggggctgctgctgctggcggccgCTGGGTACCTGCTGTGGCGCCGCGTCGGCAG GTCTTCTGCTCCCACCTCTCTCGCCCTCAACGAAGCCAAACCCAGCACCACCCCCCGCG AGGCCCCGACTGCAGACGGTGTGGATGGCACG GAGGAGGTCAAGTACTCGACCCTGACCTTCAGCACTCCGGGGGGGCCGgcgccccacagacccccccagctTGACGGCGGCACCATCTACTCCGAGGTCAGGCGGAAATAG
- the LOC141972481 gene encoding cell adhesion molecule CEACAM1-like isoform X3, translating to MPVPMSISVLVSLMLLLSPLCCPLRSVPMSVLPPSLSPGSFTLFPVPCVLFSCLCAVPISVPGVPHAVPRPLRAVPMSLCCPHLCPRGPSRCSPSPPCCSRVSVLSPSLSPGSLTLFPVPSVLSPCLHTISPSIPISLTALQGTSVTGPGLGSHWGTLMAAPLCALTAPASLTPSLRSSGAPGGCSLPQGGAVAMPGHPGLPAVVTLAGPGTRATTGLAQGSSSPREGRAVPSLSPGTAAGTAAAAEDPSVQRVAMDHRAPGHWRSPCSAAVLAAALLLSCPSPARGQAPPFVIRQDPVAARAGGNVTFVLEPAPGRVLSCSWYRAPSTDLDSEIFTYYTEPDLGQQNGRAYTGRETGAANCSMCIRQLRLNDSGAYTVAVRQPASASASASLVVHELLTQPAVTPDNATVTENDTVTLSCRSPPGTKMVAWLRDGVPVAAGGRLSLSPDNRTLTVRPVQRGDAGAYVCQVSNAISTNRSDAATVTVVYGPDGVTVTPPGPLRLRLGSRLELLCAAAAAPPPLFAWARGNSSLATGSRLRLDFGDPGQAGEYRCRATNPALGRAAEASVLLLQEEGLGSGAIVGIVLGTLLGLLLLAAAGYLLWRRVGRSSAPTSLALNEAKPSTTPREAPTADGVDGTEEVKYSTLTFSTPGGPAPHRPPQLDGGTIYSEVRRK from the exons ATGCCTGTCCCTATGTCCATCTCTGTCCTTGTATCCCTCATGCTGTTGCTCTCTCCTCTGTGCTGTCCCCTCCGTTCTGTCCCCATGTCTGTGCTGCCCCCATCTCTGTCCCCAGGGTCCTTCACGCTGTTCCCCGTCCCCTGTGTGCTGTTCTCATGTCTCTGTgctgtccccatctctgtccccgGGGTCCCTCACGCTGTTCCCCGTCCCCTCCGTGCTGTTCCCATGTCTCTGTgctgtccccatctctgtccccgGGGTCCCTCACGCTGTTCCCCGTCCCCTCCGTGCTGTTCCCGTGTCTCTGTgctgtccccatctctgtccccgGGGTCCCTCACGCTGTTCCCTGTCCCCTCCGTGCTCTCCCCATGTCTCCACACCatctccccctccatccccatctccctCACAGCCCTTCAGGGCACCTCTGTCACAGGCCCTGGTTTGGGGAGCCATTGGGGCACCCTGATGGCAGCCCCCCTGTGCGCATTGACAGCTCCTGCCTCTTTGACCCCAAGCCTTCGGTCCAGCGGTGCCCCTGGGGGGTGTTCCCTTCCCCAGGGAGGGGCCGTGGCCATGCCGGGACACCCTGGGCTCCCCGCCGTGGTGACGTTGGCAGGTCCTGGCACACGTGCCACCACGGGGCTAGCACAGGGAAGCTCATCCCCCAGGGAGGGCCGGGCTGTTCCCTCCCTCTCACCAGGCACAGCCGCGGGCACAGCTGCCGCAGCGGAGGACCCGAGCGTCCAGCGAGTTGCCATGGACCACCGAGCGCCGGGCCACTGGCGGAGCCCCTGCAGCGCCGCCGTCCTGGCAg CCgccctcctgctctcctgcccGTCACCGGCCCGGGGCCAGGCCCCTCCCTTCGTCATCCGCCAGGACCCCGTGGCCGCCCGGGCTGGGGGCAACGTCACCTTCGTGCTGGAGCCGGCGCCCGGCAGGGTCCTGTCCTGCTCCTGGTACCGGGCGCCCAGCACCGACTTGGACTCTGAGATCTTCACCTACTACACGGAGCCGGATCTGGGGCAGCAGAACGGGCGGGCGTACACCGGGCGGGAGACGGGTGCTGCCAACTGCTCCATGTGCATCCGCCAGCTGCGCCTGAACGACAGCGGCGCCTACACTGTGGCCGTGCGGCAGCCAGCCAGCGCCAGCGCCAGCGCCAGCCTGGTCGTCCACG AGTTGCTGACACAGCCGGCGGTGACACCGGACAACGCGACAGTGACCGAGAACGACACCGTCACCCTGAGCTGCCGCAGTCCTCCCGGCACCAAGATGGTGGCCTGGCTGCGTGACGGGGTGCCAGTGGCGGCTGGCGGCcgcctgtccctgtccccggaCAACCGCACGCTGACGGTGCGGCCGGTGCAGCGGGGCGATGCCGGTGCCTACGTGTGCCAGGTCAGCAACGCCATCAGCACCAACCGCAGCGACGCCGCCACCGTCACCGTCGTCT ATGGCCCCGATGGCGTCACTGTCACCCCGCCGGGACCCCTGCGGCTGCGGCTGGGCTCCCGCCTGGAGCTGctctgcgccgccgccgccgctcctccaCCGCTCTTCGCCTGGGCCCGCGGCAACTCCAGCCTGGCCACCGGCAGCCGCCTGCGCCTCGACTTCGGGGACCCCGGCCAGGCCGGCGAGTACCGCTGCCGGGCCACCAACCCAGCCCTGGGCCGCGCCGCCGAGGCCTccgtgctgctgctgcaggaggagg GTCTCGGCAGCGGGGCCATCGTTGGCATTGTCTTGGGGacgctgctggggctgctgctgctggcggccgCTGGGTACCTGCTGTGGCGCCGCGTCGGCAG GTCTTCTGCTCCCACCTCTCTCGCCCTCAACGAAGCCAAACCCAGCACCACCCCCCGCG AGGCCCCGACTGCAGACGGTGTGGATGGCACG GAGGAGGTCAAGTACTCGACCCTGACCTTCAGCACTCCGGGGGGGCCGgcgccccacagacccccccagctTGACGGCGGCACCATCTACTCCGAGGTCAGGCGGAAATAG
- the LOC141972481 gene encoding cell adhesion molecule CEACAM1-like isoform X1, translated as MPVPMSISVLVSLMLLLSPLCCPLRSVPMSVLPPSLSPGSFTLFPVPCVLFSCLCAVPISVPGVPHAVPRPLRAVPMSLCCPHLCPRGPSRCSPSPPCCSRVSVLSPSLSPGSLTLFPVPSVLSPCLHTISPSIPISLTALQGTSVTGPGLGSHWGTLMAAPLCALTAPASLTPSLRSSGAPGGCSLPQGGAVAMPGHPGLPAVVTLAGPGTRATTGLAQGSSSPREGRAVPSLSPGTAAGTAAAAEDPSVQRVAMDHRAPGHWRSPCSAAVLAAALLLSCPSPARGQAPPFVIRQDPVAARAGGNVTFVLEPAPGRVLSCSWYRAPSTDLDSEIFTYYTEPDLGQQNGRAYTGRETGAANCSMCIRQLRLNDSGAYTVAVRQPASASASASLVVHVPLTQPAVTPDNVMVMENDTVTLSCHSPPGTETVAWLRDGAPVAAGGRLSLSPDNRTLTVRPVQRGDAGAYACQVSNAISTNRSDAATVTVVYGPDSVTVTPPGPLDLPAGSALTLTCAAAAVPAPHYTWFFGETRHLGATWVLDRLSLVHSGGYVCQALNPHSGHGRNSSQLELRVWELLTQPAVTPDNATVTENDTVTLSCRSPPGTKMVAWLRDGVPVAAGGRLSLSPDNRTLTVRPVQRGDAGAYVCQVSNAISTNRSDAATVTVVYGPDGVTVTPPGPLRLRLGSRLELLCAAAAAPPPLFAWARGNSSLATGSRLRLDFGDPGQAGEYRCRATNPALGRAAEASVLLLQEEGLGSGAIVGIVLGTLLGLLLLAAAGYLLWRRVGRSSAPTSLALNEAKPSTTPREAPTADGVDGTEEVKYSTLTFSTPGGPAPHRPPQLDGGTIYSEVRRK; from the exons ATGCCTGTCCCTATGTCCATCTCTGTCCTTGTATCCCTCATGCTGTTGCTCTCTCCTCTGTGCTGTCCCCTCCGTTCTGTCCCCATGTCTGTGCTGCCCCCATCTCTGTCCCCAGGGTCCTTCACGCTGTTCCCCGTCCCCTGTGTGCTGTTCTCATGTCTCTGTgctgtccccatctctgtccccgGGGTCCCTCACGCTGTTCCCCGTCCCCTCCGTGCTGTTCCCATGTCTCTGTgctgtccccatctctgtccccgGGGTCCCTCACGCTGTTCCCCGTCCCCTCCGTGCTGTTCCCGTGTCTCTGTgctgtccccatctctgtccccgGGGTCCCTCACGCTGTTCCCTGTCCCCTCCGTGCTCTCCCCATGTCTCCACACCatctccccctccatccccatctccctCACAGCCCTTCAGGGCACCTCTGTCACAGGCCCTGGTTTGGGGAGCCATTGGGGCACCCTGATGGCAGCCCCCCTGTGCGCATTGACAGCTCCTGCCTCTTTGACCCCAAGCCTTCGGTCCAGCGGTGCCCCTGGGGGGTGTTCCCTTCCCCAGGGAGGGGCCGTGGCCATGCCGGGACACCCTGGGCTCCCCGCCGTGGTGACGTTGGCAGGTCCTGGCACACGTGCCACCACGGGGCTAGCACAGGGAAGCTCATCCCCCAGGGAGGGCCGGGCTGTTCCCTCCCTCTCACCAGGCACAGCCGCGGGCACAGCTGCCGCAGCGGAGGACCCGAGCGTCCAGCGAGTTGCCATGGACCACCGAGCGCCGGGCCACTGGCGGAGCCCCTGCAGCGCCGCCGTCCTGGCAg CCgccctcctgctctcctgcccGTCACCGGCCCGGGGCCAGGCCCCTCCCTTCGTCATCCGCCAGGACCCCGTGGCCGCCCGGGCTGGGGGCAACGTCACCTTCGTGCTGGAGCCGGCGCCCGGCAGGGTCCTGTCCTGCTCCTGGTACCGGGCGCCCAGCACCGACTTGGACTCTGAGATCTTCACCTACTACACGGAGCCGGATCTGGGGCAGCAGAACGGGCGGGCGTACACCGGGCGGGAGACGGGTGCTGCCAACTGCTCCATGTGCATCCGCCAGCTGCGCCTGAACGACAGCGGCGCCTACACTGTGGCCGTGCGGCAGCCAGCCAGCGCCAGCGCCAGCGCCAGCCTGGTCGTCCACG TCCCCCTGACGCAGCCGGCAGTGACGCCGGACAATGTGATGGTGATGGAGAACGACACTGTCACCCTGAGCTGCCACAGCCCCCCTGGCACCGAGACGGTGGCCTGGCTGCGCGACGGGGCACCAGTGGCAGCTGGCGGCcgcctgtccctgtccccggaCAACCGCACGCTGACGGTGCGGCCGGTGCAGCGGGGCGATGCCGGTGCCTACGCGTGCCAGGTCAGCAACGCCATCAGCACCAACCGCAGCGACGCCGCCACCGTCACCGTCGTCT ACGGTCCCGACTCCGTCACCGTCACCCCACCGGGGCCCCTCGACCTGCCGGCTGGGTCTGCCCTGACGCTCACCTGCGCCGCTGCCGCTGTCCCGGCCCCCCACTACACCTGGTTTTTTGGGGAGACCCGGCACCTCGGCGCCACCTGGGTCCTCGACCGCCTGTCCCTGGTGCATAGTGGGGGCTACGTCTGCCAGGCCCTGAACCCCCACAGCGGCCATGGCCGGAACAGCTCCCAGCTGGAGCTGCGGGTCTGGG AGTTGCTGACACAGCCGGCGGTGACACCGGACAACGCGACAGTGACCGAGAACGACACCGTCACCCTGAGCTGCCGCAGTCCTCCCGGCACCAAGATGGTGGCCTGGCTGCGTGACGGGGTGCCAGTGGCGGCTGGCGGCcgcctgtccctgtccccggaCAACCGCACGCTGACGGTGCGGCCGGTGCAGCGGGGCGATGCCGGTGCCTACGTGTGCCAGGTCAGCAACGCCATCAGCACCAACCGCAGCGACGCCGCCACCGTCACCGTCGTCT ATGGCCCCGATGGCGTCACTGTCACCCCGCCGGGACCCCTGCGGCTGCGGCTGGGCTCCCGCCTGGAGCTGctctgcgccgccgccgccgctcctccaCCGCTCTTCGCCTGGGCCCGCGGCAACTCCAGCCTGGCCACCGGCAGCCGCCTGCGCCTCGACTTCGGGGACCCCGGCCAGGCCGGCGAGTACCGCTGCCGGGCCACCAACCCAGCCCTGGGCCGCGCCGCCGAGGCCTccgtgctgctgctgcaggaggagg GTCTCGGCAGCGGGGCCATCGTTGGCATTGTCTTGGGGacgctgctggggctgctgctgctggcggccgCTGGGTACCTGCTGTGGCGCCGCGTCGGCAG GTCTTCTGCTCCCACCTCTCTCGCCCTCAACGAAGCCAAACCCAGCACCACCCCCCGCG AGGCCCCGACTGCAGACGGTGTGGATGGCACG GAGGAGGTCAAGTACTCGACCCTGACCTTCAGCACTCCGGGGGGGCCGgcgccccacagacccccccagctTGACGGCGGCACCATCTACTCCGAGGTCAGGCGGAAATAG